A genome region from Merismopedia glauca CCAP 1448/3 includes the following:
- the crtD gene encoding C-3',4' desaturase CrtD: MENHSKSRVVVIGAGIGGLTAAALLAKRGYEVVVFDQALVPGGCASTFKRRGFTFDVGATQVAGLEPGGIHQRIFDELGVEIPEATYCNPACAVFLPGENKPINVWRDPQKWQAERERQFPGSVRFWQLMRILFQVSWEFQSRDPVLPPRSIWDLWQLISAVRPNTLITLPFTLMTVGDALRLLGLGDNIRLRTFLDLQLKLYSQVNAEETALLYAATALGVSQAPQGLFHLQGSMQVLSDRLVEALQDCGGKLLMRHSVEKITWKETGNSLQVTGVAVKNRQTGEVFTQPADRVVGNVTVQNLVQLLADEDRHPKLKTYFGGYQRRVDKLPTASGAFVVYLAVDAKAIPTGCATHLQFLYDYDGIIGENNSLFVSVSKPGDGRAPSGKATIIASSFTDPKQWWECEDYEGLKEKYTQEAIARLAQYFTLTPETIVYTEAATPRTFARFTAREDGAVGGIGQRISTFGPFGFANRTPIQNLWLVGDSTHPGEGTAGVSYSALTVVRQIEAETKVGK, encoded by the coding sequence ATGGAGAATCATAGTAAATCTCGCGTGGTAGTAATTGGTGCGGGAATTGGTGGGTTAACAGCAGCAGCATTACTAGCAAAACGAGGCTATGAGGTGGTAGTGTTTGACCAAGCCTTGGTTCCAGGAGGATGCGCTTCTACCTTCAAACGGCGAGGATTTACTTTTGATGTGGGTGCAACTCAAGTTGCTGGATTGGAACCTGGAGGGATTCACCAACGGATTTTTGACGAGTTAGGGGTGGAAATTCCCGAAGCGACTTATTGCAATCCTGCTTGTGCGGTGTTTTTACCAGGAGAAAATAAGCCAATTAATGTCTGGCGAGATCCGCAAAAGTGGCAAGCTGAAAGAGAAAGGCAGTTTCCTGGAAGCGTCAGGTTTTGGCAATTAATGCGAATATTATTCCAAGTAAGCTGGGAATTCCAATCTCGCGATCCGGTACTACCACCCCGTTCTATTTGGGATTTATGGCAATTAATCTCAGCCGTGCGTCCAAATACTTTGATTACCTTGCCTTTTACTTTGATGACGGTAGGCGATGCGTTGCGGTTATTGGGGTTGGGGGATAATATCAGGTTGCGGACGTTTCTGGATTTACAATTAAAGCTGTATTCTCAGGTAAATGCCGAGGAAACTGCATTACTTTATGCTGCTACTGCTTTGGGAGTCTCTCAAGCACCCCAGGGGTTATTCCATCTCCAAGGAAGTATGCAAGTATTGAGCGATCGCCTAGTAGAAGCACTCCAGGATTGTGGTGGTAAGCTATTAATGCGTCACAGTGTCGAAAAGATTACTTGGAAGGAAACGGGTAACTCCTTACAAGTAACTGGCGTAGCAGTCAAAAATCGGCAGACTGGAGAGGTTTTTACACAGCCAGCAGATAGGGTAGTTGGTAACGTCACGGTGCAGAATTTGGTACAACTCCTAGCTGATGAAGATAGACACCCCAAACTCAAAACCTACTTTGGGGGTTATCAGCGTCGAGTAGATAAATTACCAACTGCTTCCGGTGCATTTGTAGTTTACTTGGCTGTAGATGCCAAAGCAATTCCAACTGGGTGTGCTACTCACCTGCAATTTCTGTACGATTATGATGGGATAATTGGGGAGAATAACTCCCTGTTTGTTTCCGTCAGTAAACCTGGAGATGGACGCGCACCATCCGGGAAAGCGACGATAATTGCTTCTTCGTTTACAGATCCCAAGCAATGGTGGGAATGCGAAGATTATGAGGGTTTGAAAGAGAAATATACCCAAGAGGCGATCGCTCGTCTAGCCCAATATTTTACTCTCACTCCAGAAACTATCGTTTATACTGAAGCTGCCACTCCCAGAACCTTTGCTCGTTTCACAGCTAGAGAAGATGGTGCAGTCGGGGGAATTGGACAAAGAATCTCGACTTTTGGTCCTTTTGGGTTTGCCAATCGCACTCCCATTCAAAATTTGTGGCTAGTGGGAGATTCTACCCATCCAGGAGAAGGAACTGCTGGGGTGAGTTATTCTGCTTTGACGGTAGTCAGACAAATTGAAGCGGAAACTAAGGTGGGTAAATAG